A stretch of Arachis hypogaea cultivar Tifrunner chromosome 15, arahy.Tifrunner.gnm2.J5K5, whole genome shotgun sequence DNA encodes these proteins:
- the LOC112748722 gene encoding uncharacterized protein has translation MDFTKAGIARKLQLEELECLRMEAYENARIYKEKTKAFHDQHIRKKDFQEGDKVLLYNSRLRFKPGKLLSRWDCPFRVKEVKPYGVVELFHPQSGTTFKVKSHRIKKYHGYKSPKELEVFLLEDALEGREA, from the coding sequence ATGGATTTCACAAAGGCGGGTATAGCCAGGAAATTGCAACTAGAGGAGCTTGAATGTCTTAGAATGGAGGCATATGAGAATGCACGGATCTACAAAGAGAAGACTAAGGCATTTCATGATCAGCATATTCGGAAGAAAGATTTTCAAGAAGGTGACAAAGTTCTTCTTTACAACTCAAGACTCAGATTCAAGCCCGGAAAGCTCCTTTCAAGGTGGGATTGTCCCTTTAGGGTGAAGGAGGTGAAGCCCTATGGTGTGGTCGAATTATTCCACCCTCAAAGTGGTACAACATTCAAAGTGAAAAGCCACAGGATAAAGAAGTATCATGGTTATAAATCACCAAAGGAGCTGGAGGTGTTCCTACTTGAGGATGCACTGGAAGGAAGAGAAGCTTAA